One part of the Tolypothrix sp. NIES-4075 genome encodes these proteins:
- a CDS encoding retropepsin-like aspartic protease family protein: MEIFIVPLFLLLMGLTIHSPRREPGKLKKSAGGGSTVDVTFNENQTFPMILDTGAGATVITQKMANALKVQVIDKIPFTVANNQKVEWGVGFVNSVQVGGAKVDNVLVAIAPERTTGLLGQTFLEKCDYKVEGDLLKCSRKWTPEG, encoded by the coding sequence ATGGAAATATTTATAGTTCCTTTGTTTCTTTTGTTGATGGGTTTGACTATTCATTCCCCGCGTAGGGAACCAGGAAAACTTAAAAAGTCCGCAGGTGGAGGATCAACAGTTGATGTCACCTTCAATGAAAATCAGACATTCCCGATGATTTTGGATACCGGCGCTGGCGCTACCGTTATTACCCAAAAGATGGCAAATGCATTGAAAGTGCAAGTAATAGATAAAATACCATTTACAGTGGCAAATAACCAAAAAGTAGAATGGGGTGTCGGTTTTGTTAATTCGGTACAAGTTGGTGGAGCAAAAGTGGATAATGTATTGGTAGCGATCGCACCAGAAAGAACAACAGGTCTTTTAGGACAAACCTTTTTGGAAAAATGTGATTACAAAGTCGAAGGCGATTTATTAAAATGTAGTCGAAAATGGACACCTGAAGGATAA
- the ureE gene encoding urease accessory protein UreE, translated as MLTCTQRKPPNSNAAVTLTLALTAEERTRSRHRFETKDGEVVFLRLPRGTVLHDGDILQDETNSNLVRIAAKPEPVLTALAETPLLLLRAAYHLGNRHVPCEITASYLRLLPDSVLRSMLEQLGLKIKEEVLPFQPEMGAYGHTH; from the coding sequence ATGCTCACTTGTACGCAACGCAAACCGCCAAACAGTAATGCAGCAGTAACTTTAACTCTTGCACTCACAGCTGAAGAACGCACTCGCAGCCGTCATCGCTTTGAAACGAAAGATGGAGAAGTTGTATTTTTGCGTTTACCGAGAGGAACGGTGTTACATGATGGCGATATTCTTCAAGATGAAACGAACAGCAATTTAGTCAGAATTGCTGCCAAACCAGAACCTGTTTTAACTGCACTTGCGGAAACACCGTTATTATTATTACGGGCGGCATATCATTTGGGAAATCGTCATGTACCATGTGAAATTACTGCAAGTTATTTACGCTTATTGCCCGATTCTGTTTTACGCTCAATGTTGGAACAATTGGGGCTAAAAATCAAAGAGGAAGTTTTACCTTTTCAGCCAGAAATGGGTGCTTATGGACACACTCACTGA
- a CDS encoding sulfite exporter TauE/SafE family protein, with amino-acid sequence MSNIIIQMLLIGLVAGVAGGMFGIGGGAIMVPAMVLLIGMDQKFATGTSVAAQILPIGILAAIVYYRNGNVNIKYAVFIAVGLIVGNFFGALFANQPFISSEMMKKLYGIFLLAIGCRYLFFR; translated from the coding sequence ATGTCTAACATAATCATCCAAATGCTGCTAATTGGGCTAGTTGCTGGCGTTGCTGGCGGTATGTTTGGTATTGGTGGCGGTGCAATTATGGTGCCAGCAATGGTCTTGCTAATTGGTATGGATCAGAAGTTTGCCACTGGCACTTCAGTTGCTGCTCAAATATTGCCAATCGGAATTTTAGCAGCAATTGTTTACTATCGCAACGGTAATGTCAATATTAAGTATGCTGTATTTATTGCAGTTGGTTTAATAGTTGGTAATTTCTTTGGAGCGCTGTTTGCCAATCAACCGTTTATTAGCAGTGAAATGATGAAGAAGCTGTACGGTATCTTTTTATTAGCGATTGGTTGTAGATATTTGTTTTTCCGCTAA
- a CDS encoding pentapeptide repeat-containing protein, with translation MRITAEELLQRYAAGERNFGKINLGAFFVTPPWLIGVNLSNVNLGGVYIQNGGLMNSNLRSASLEKAQFTKTFLINTNLSNANLRRANLDRADLTSANLSGADLTDANLSGADLTDANLSGANLTNIKVNERTIFCNTTMPDGSIESSHAKITTAPELLKRYQDGERDFGDIVMHGGDFSGVDLQSIDLIGACLSYVNFSNVNFRASNFWTTKFIYCDFRDANMDICNFESIKLIYCDLRGMNGVGIDCTCANYICSNFQGANFSSFGEEPSFKCCVTWIDGVLIDQPTGRLHPNSINFFFEE, from the coding sequence ATGAGGATAACTGCTGAGGAGTTGTTGCAACGATATGCCGCTGGAGAAAGAAATTTTGGGAAAATTAATTTGGGAGCTTTCTTTGTCACACCACCTTGGTTGATTGGTGTCAACCTGAGCAATGTCAATTTGGGCGGAGTTTACATCCAAAACGGTGGTTTGATGAATAGTAATTTGAGGAGTGCCAGTTTGGAAAAAGCTCAATTCACCAAGACTTTTTTGATTAACACCAACTTGAGCAATGCCAATCTCCGAAGGGCTAATTTGGATCGTGCTGATTTGACTAGTGCCAATTTGAGTGGTGCTGACTTGACTGATGCCAACTTGAGTGGTGCTGACTTGACTGATGCCAACTTGAGTGGTGCCAACTTGACTAATATTAAAGTCAACGAAAGGACTATTTTTTGTAATACCACTATGCCTGATGGCAGTATCGAAAGTAGCCACGCCAAAATTACTACCGCTCCAGAATTGCTCAAGCGTTATCAAGATGGGGAGCGAGACTTTGGAGACATCGTTATGCACGGTGGTGACTTCAGTGGGGTTGACCTCCAGTCCATTGACTTGATCGGCGCGTGTTTGAGCTACGTCAACTTCAGTAATGTCAATTTTCGTGCTTCCAATTTTTGGACGACCAAATTCATCTATTGTGATTTTCGGGATGCCAATATGGATATTTGCAACTTTGAAAGCATTAAGCTGATTTATTGCGACTTGCGGGGAATGAATGGGGTTGGTATCGATTGCACTTGCGCTAATTATATTTGCTCCAACTTCCAAGGAGCTAATTTTAGCAGTTTCGGAGAAGAACCTAGTTTCAAATGCTGTGTTACGTGGATTGATGGAGTATTGATCGACCAACCCACTGGCAGGCTGCATCCCAACAGCATAAACTTTTTCTTTGAGGAGTAA
- a CDS encoding acetamidase/formamidase family protein has translation MTHHILKATKKTVHLGGFSQQLEPALTVDSGDTVDVETYTGYYIYDKAPSEFLTPEFVDICQNLPSERKVGGGPHLLTGPIYVRGAEAGDVLEVKLKAIKPSLPVGFNAIRTGWGVLPQQFTQPALRFIPLDLENNIAEFPTGSNIKIPLKPFFGILGVATPETSRNSIPPGCYGGNIDNRELQTDSRVFLPIFVTGALFSIGDGHSAQGDGEVNVTAIETSMNGTIELKLRKDLQLTTPIAETSTDIITMGFGQTLDEALEFAVKNMINFLERFANLSPEDAYVLCSISVNFRITQVVNSPQKGVHGMLPKSIFSKQISL, from the coding sequence ATGACTCACCACATTTTAAAAGCCACCAAGAAAACCGTTCATTTAGGTGGTTTCTCCCAACAGCTAGAACCAGCACTGACTGTAGATTCTGGGGATACGGTTGACGTGGAAACTTATACTGGTTACTACATTTACGACAAAGCACCATCGGAATTTCTGACACCAGAATTTGTTGACATTTGTCAAAATCTTCCCTCAGAACGCAAAGTTGGTGGGGGACCGCATTTACTCACCGGACCAATTTATGTGCGGGGTGCGGAAGCGGGGGATGTTTTGGAAGTAAAATTAAAGGCAATTAAACCGAGTTTACCTGTTGGTTTTAATGCGATTCGTACAGGTTGGGGAGTTTTACCACAGCAGTTTACTCAACCTGCTCTTAGATTCATTCCTCTCGATTTAGAAAATAACATCGCTGAATTTCCGACAGGTAGTAATATTAAAATTCCCCTCAAACCCTTTTTTGGTATTCTTGGTGTCGCTACTCCAGAAACATCCCGAAATTCAATTCCTCCTGGTTGTTATGGGGGTAATATCGATAACCGGGAGTTGCAAACAGATTCTAGAGTATTTTTGCCTATTTTTGTTACTGGTGCTTTATTTTCAATTGGTGATGGACATTCCGCACAAGGAGACGGTGAAGTTAATGTTACCGCAATTGAAACTTCAATGAACGGTACAATAGAACTGAAACTTCGCAAAGATTTGCAACTAACAACACCCATCGCCGAAACTTCTACCGATATCATTACAATGGGGTTTGGTCAAACTTTAGATGAAGCTTTAGAATTTGCGGTGAAAAATATGATTAACTTTCTGGAACGCTTCGCAAATTTATCGCCAGAAGATGCTTATGTATTGTGTAGTATATCTGTGAATTTTCGCATTACTCAAGTTGTGAACAGTCCCCAAAAAGGCGTTCACGGAATGCTGCCAAAGTCAATATTTTCAAAGCAAATTAGTTTATAA
- a CDS encoding urease accessory protein UreF: protein MDTLTESNLLCLLQLASPALPVGAYSYSEGLETLVENNVINNQESLQHWLKAELCYGAIRLEAAVMVRAYNCALQNDLEALSRWNMWLSAVRETEELRNSSLQMGRSLIQLFAKLQPQIKPIADAVGNCNYAIAFGIAVAYWDINIQAAILGYLHSWVSNLITAGVKLIPLGQTAGQQLLLNLQPLINDATASILALEDDNLSCCSWGLSLASMAHETQYTRLFRS, encoded by the coding sequence ATGGACACACTCACTGAGAGCAATCTTTTATGTCTTTTACAGTTAGCGAGTCCGGCTTTACCTGTGGGAGCATATAGTTATTCTGAAGGATTGGAAACGCTGGTAGAAAATAATGTTATTAATAATCAAGAAAGTTTACAGCACTGGTTGAAAGCAGAATTATGTTATGGAGCGATTCGGTTAGAAGCGGCGGTGATGGTAAGAGCTTATAATTGTGCGCTTCAAAATGATTTAGAGGCGCTGTCTCGTTGGAATATGTGGTTATCTGCGGTTCGCGAAACTGAAGAATTACGTAATTCTAGTTTACAGATGGGGCGATCGCTTATTCAATTATTTGCTAAACTACAACCACAGATAAAGCCGATTGCTGATGCTGTGGGTAATTGTAATTATGCGATCGCTTTTGGTATTGCCGTTGCTTACTGGGATATCAATATTCAAGCCGCAATATTAGGATATCTGCATAGCTGGGTAAGTAATTTAATCACTGCTGGCGTTAAACTTATACCTTTAGGACAAACAGCAGGACAGCAGTTATTACTAAACTTACAACCACTAATTAACGATGCAACAGCGTCCATTCTCGCCTTAGAAGATGATAACCTCAGTTGTTGTAGTTGGGGTCTATCTTTAGCAAGCATGGCGCATGAAACCCAGTATACACGATTATTTCGCAGTTAG
- a CDS encoding BMP family ABC transporter substrate-binding protein, giving the protein MDRRNFLKYATLSGAGFTFAGCTGRKSNQQGEVSATASPIAANEPLKVGFIYVGPVNDFGWTYAHDLGRRELQANLQDKVKTTFVENVSEGADAERVIRQLALDGNKLIFTTSFGFMNPTIKVAKDFPKVFFEHCTGYKRAVNVGTYLGRFEEPRYLTGMIAGKMTKSNIIGFVGAYPIPEVIRGIGAFTQGVRATNPKAQVRVIWVQSWFDPAKEREAAQALVNLGADILSQHTDSAAAIQLAEEKGIYAFGYNTDMSKFGAKAHLTSAISKWGKFYTDKALSVINGSWKSQEVWDGISQEMVDISPMNQVIPGDVQQLVNAKRDEFIKGAAHPFDGPVKDQRGVVRVPQGKVLDDKAQLAMDWYVEGVEGTLPNEKS; this is encoded by the coding sequence ATGGATCGTCGTAACTTTCTCAAGTATGCCACTTTATCAGGGGCTGGCTTTACCTTTGCTGGCTGTACCGGTAGAAAATCCAATCAACAGGGTGAGGTGTCTGCCACAGCCTCGCCAATAGCTGCAAATGAACCTCTCAAGGTAGGATTTATATATGTTGGACCTGTAAACGATTTTGGCTGGACTTATGCCCATGATTTAGGTCGTAGAGAATTACAGGCTAATTTACAGGATAAGGTGAAAACTACCTTTGTAGAAAATGTCAGCGAAGGTGCTGATGCTGAAAGGGTAATTCGTCAATTGGCTTTAGATGGAAACAAGTTGATTTTTACAACTTCTTTTGGCTTCATGAACCCGACAATCAAAGTCGCAAAAGACTTTCCAAAAGTTTTCTTTGAACATTGTACCGGTTACAAACGCGCTGTTAATGTCGGCACTTATTTAGGACGTTTTGAAGAACCACGATATTTAACTGGAATGATTGCCGGCAAGATGACAAAATCTAATATCATCGGTTTTGTCGGTGCATATCCAATTCCCGAAGTAATTCGCGGGATTGGTGCTTTCACTCAGGGAGTGCGGGCAACAAATCCCAAAGCACAAGTTAGAGTAATTTGGGTACAAAGTTGGTTTGATCCGGCTAAAGAACGAGAAGCCGCGCAAGCTTTGGTAAATTTAGGTGCGGATATTTTGTCACAGCATACTGACTCGGCTGCTGCAATTCAATTAGCAGAAGAAAAAGGGATTTATGCTTTTGGTTACAACACGGATATGAGTAAGTTTGGGGCAAAAGCGCATTTAACTTCAGCAATTAGTAAGTGGGGCAAGTTTTATACAGATAAAGCTTTGTCTGTCATCAATGGAAGTTGGAAATCTCAAGAAGTTTGGGATGGTATTAGTCAAGAAATGGTAGATATTTCGCCGATGAATCAAGTGATTCCTGGGGATGTTCAGCAATTGGTGAATGCAAAGCGCGACGAGTTTATTAAGGGTGCGGCACATCCTTTTGATGGTCCGGTGAAAGACCAACGAGGTGTGGTGCGAGTTCCACAGGGTAAGGTGTTGGATGATAAGGCACAATTGGCTATGGATTGGTATGTTGAAGGTGTTGAGGGGACGCTTCCGAATGAGAAGTCTTAA
- a CDS encoding right-handed parallel beta-helix repeat-containing protein: MNFRESGELQANVLVDAISNSPNPLVDPIQTMNGASSASIASPANNGSAYYVSTNGSDDNPGTSDKPWKTVNHAVNEDILKAGDTILVQPGTYTELITLGKSGNSESGNITLKANGNVTLRDPDPINGGFREGVIQSAGKGYWNIDGFRIENTSWAGISLRDANNITVQNNHTYETGSSGIIVMPETYYGGGESEITSKNIKVLNNTVERANWRWQGNGDENGTQEALSIWGVDGFEVANNTLNQGNREGIDIKTGSRNGSVHNNSITGAALVEGTPRGYQGGPAIYLDGNRANSFNVDIYDNVVFNNTADGIVIADEVPSEGDVSNIRVYNNVVYGNGIQGMNGGQGIGVGSNVRNVEIVNNTVAKNVQAIVVDGTDYIGGYKTHDILVRNNIFTDSTYRNGSIEDVDNLTLDNNLFSNKFEKLYDGGSGLGNLKASNNTKVESAGFVSLDGNNFYLTAGSPGIDIGSSGIGQYAQMDKDGKPRNKGAGVDIGAYEY; this comes from the coding sequence TTGAACTTTAGAGAATCTGGTGAGCTTCAAGCAAATGTCTTGGTGGATGCTATCAGCAATTCGCCCAACCCTCTAGTAGACCCCATTCAAACTATGAATGGAGCAAGCAGTGCATCCATAGCTTCTCCAGCCAATAATGGGTCTGCCTACTATGTTTCAACAAACGGTAGTGATGACAATCCAGGTACAAGCGATAAGCCCTGGAAAACTGTTAACCATGCGGTTAATGAAGATATCCTCAAAGCAGGTGATACTATCCTGGTTCAGCCTGGTACTTACACTGAGCTAATCACCCTTGGTAAATCTGGTAATAGTGAGTCGGGTAATATCACACTCAAAGCCAATGGTAACGTCACATTGCGCGACCCTGACCCTATCAATGGTGGCTTCCGGGAAGGAGTTATCCAATCAGCTGGCAAGGGCTATTGGAACATCGATGGCTTCCGCATTGAGAACACTTCCTGGGCTGGAATTTCTCTGCGTGATGCCAACAACATAACTGTCCAAAACAACCATACCTACGAGACTGGTTCCTCAGGTATCATCGTCATGCCTGAAACCTACTATGGTGGTGGCGAAAGCGAGATTACCAGTAAAAATATCAAGGTACTCAACAATACCGTTGAACGAGCCAACTGGAGATGGCAAGGCAACGGTGACGAAAATGGAACGCAAGAAGCACTGAGCATTTGGGGTGTTGATGGTTTTGAGGTAGCCAATAATACGCTCAACCAAGGCAATCGCGAAGGCATAGATATCAAAACTGGTTCTCGAAATGGCTCAGTCCACAACAACTCTATAACTGGTGCAGCACTAGTTGAGGGTACACCTAGGGGCTACCAAGGTGGTCCTGCCATCTACCTTGATGGCAACCGTGCTAATTCGTTTAACGTTGATATCTATGACAATGTTGTCTTCAATAACACTGCTGATGGAATTGTGATTGCAGATGAAGTTCCGAGTGAAGGGGATGTATCTAATATCCGAGTCTACAACAACGTTGTCTATGGCAATGGAATACAAGGAATGAATGGTGGTCAAGGAATTGGCGTTGGCAGTAATGTTCGTAACGTTGAGATTGTCAACAATACCGTTGCCAAGAATGTCCAAGCCATTGTCGTTGATGGTACCGATTACATTGGCGGTTATAAAACTCATGACATTCTGGTTCGCAACAATATCTTTACCGATAGTACCTACCGCAATGGGTCTATCGAAGATGTGGACAACCTAACCTTAGACAACAACTTATTCTCGAATAAGTTTGAGAAACTCTACGATGGTGGGAGTGGACTTGGAAACCTGAAAGCTAGTAACAACACTAAGGTTGAGTCAGCTGGGTTTGTCAGTTTAGATGGCAATAATTTCTATCTAACAGCGGGTTCACCAGGAATTGATATTGGCTCTTCAGGAATTGGTCAGTATGCACAGATGGATAAGGATGGCAAGCCACGAAACAAAGGTGCTGGCGTTGATATAGGTGCCTACGAGTATTGA
- the ureG gene encoding urease accessory protein UreG codes for MNTFRVGVAGPVGSGKTALVDALCKAMREKYNIAVVTNDIYTQEDAQFLVRSQALSGDRILGVETGGCPHTAIREDASMNLAAIEQLEVRFPDLDLVFLESGGDNLAATFSPELVDLTIYVIDVAAGDKIPRKGGPGITKSDLLVINKIDLAPYVGADLNVMERDAKKMRGEKPFLFTNLKTQSGLADIIKFVSTNIC; via the coding sequence ATGAATACATTTCGAGTAGGTGTAGCAGGTCCGGTAGGATCGGGAAAGACGGCTTTGGTGGATGCTTTGTGTAAGGCAATGCGTGAAAAATATAATATTGCCGTTGTGACGAATGATATCTACACTCAGGAGGATGCACAATTTTTGGTGCGTTCTCAAGCCTTAAGTGGCGATCGCATTTTGGGTGTAGAAACTGGTGGTTGTCCCCACACAGCTATTCGCGAAGATGCTTCGATGAATTTAGCAGCAATTGAACAGTTAGAAGTGCGTTTTCCTGATTTGGATTTGGTCTTTTTAGAAAGTGGCGGCGATAATTTGGCGGCTACTTTTAGTCCGGAATTAGTTGATTTAACTATTTACGTTATTGATGTTGCTGCTGGCGATAAAATTCCCCGTAAAGGTGGTCCAGGAATTACTAAATCTGATTTATTAGTGATAAATAAAATTGATTTAGCGCCTTATGTAGGTGCAGATTTAAATGTAATGGAACGCGATGCTAAAAAAATGCGCGGTGAGAAACCTTTTCTTTTCACTAATTTAAAAACGCAATCGGGATTAGCAGATATAATTAAGTTTGTATCTACTAATATTTGTTAA
- a CDS encoding ABC transporter permease: MLIKLEPRSVPSITWQILSPVVALVATVIVGILLFALLGKSPITALQTLFISPLSSFYGLTELAVKAAPILLIAVGLAVCFQAKVWNIGAEGQFTIGAIFSSIVALTFPDVNNYGILLLSLIAGVLGGVIWGSIPALLKVRFNANEILTSLMLNYVAISLLNYLVRGQLKDPQGFNFPESALFGEFASLPSLIAGTRLHWGVIFAFFAAVLIWFVLRLTFFGFSVRVVGSSLNAAEYAGIKSDRIIWLLLLLAGGLAGLAGACEVLGPIGQLRPTISPGYGYTAIIAAFIGRLNPLGIILSSLLMALLYVGGELLQIKLALSNAIASLFQGILFFFLLAADMLIYNRLQIRRGNG, encoded by the coding sequence ATGTTGATTAAGCTCGAACCCCGCAGTGTACCATCAATAACCTGGCAAATACTTTCACCTGTAGTTGCACTTGTAGCAACGGTGATTGTGGGAATTTTACTATTTGCTTTATTGGGTAAGTCGCCGATTACTGCTTTACAAACTCTATTTATTTCACCTTTAAGTAGCTTTTATGGATTGACAGAATTAGCGGTGAAAGCTGCACCAATTTTGTTAATTGCTGTTGGTTTGGCTGTGTGTTTTCAAGCAAAGGTGTGGAATATTGGCGCAGAAGGACAATTCACTATTGGGGCGATTTTTAGTAGTATTGTCGCTTTGACATTTCCTGATGTCAATAATTATGGAATACTCTTACTTAGTTTGATTGCTGGTGTGTTAGGTGGTGTGATTTGGGGGAGTATTCCCGCTTTATTGAAGGTGCGATTTAATGCCAACGAAATACTTACCAGCTTGATGTTAAATTATGTAGCAATTTCTCTGTTAAATTACTTGGTGCGGGGACAGTTAAAAGACCCTCAAGGATTTAACTTTCCGGAATCTGCACTTTTTGGTGAATTTGCCAGTTTACCATCATTAATTGCGGGTACGCGGTTGCATTGGGGTGTAATTTTCGCTTTTTTTGCGGCTGTGTTAATTTGGTTTGTGCTGCGGCTGACATTTTTTGGCTTCAGCGTGCGGGTAGTTGGTTCAAGTTTAAACGCAGCCGAGTATGCTGGCATAAAGAGCGATCGCATAATTTGGCTTTTGCTACTTTTGGCTGGTGGATTAGCCGGTTTAGCTGGTGCGTGTGAAGTTCTAGGTCCAATTGGTCAACTACGCCCTACCATTTCTCCCGGTTACGGTTATACTGCCATCATCGCCGCTTTCATCGGACGGTTAAACCCCTTAGGGATCATTTTATCTAGTCTGTTGATGGCGCTTCTTTACGTAGGTGGCGAATTATTGCAGATTAAACTTGCACTTTCTAATGCCATAGCGAGTTTGTTTCAAGGTATTTTATTTTTCTTTCTTTTGGCGGCAGATATGCTAATTTATAACCGACTGCAAATTAGAAGGGGTAATGGGTAA
- a CDS encoding ABC transporter ATP-binding protein produces MNELIPSLQVINVTKYYGNCLANNQVNLTIHPGEIHALLGENGAGKSTLMKIIYGLVRPDAGEIFWEGEKVSFKSPGQARMLGVGMVFQHFSLFETLTVTENIALALPKTEKWDLSRVDRIIRILSNEYGLSVNPDRPIHTLAVGERQRVEIIRCLFQSTKLLILDEPTAVLTPQEIEKLFAILRKIAANGCSILFSSHKLKEVQSLCNHATVLRNGAVVQECNPQEETPASLARMMIGSDVRTSLQRQYQPPGPMCLHVQDLCLKPKNPFGTALQHINLQLNVGEIVGIAGVAGNGQSEFLSALSGEVICPKAEMVLLGELAIGNYDVSQRRRLGLAYAPEDRLSKGVVPNLSLQENALLTAYGQGLVRRGMIRFGKLKNWTVRICAAFNVKQAGVNSTAGSLSGGNLQKFIMGREINQNPAVLIAAHPSWGVDINATASIHEALIEMRDNGAAVLVISEDLDELFGLCDRLGVMYKGQLSPLKSIQDTNRDEIGRLMGGIGFDTLRNKFP; encoded by the coding sequence ATGAATGAGTTAATTCCTAGTTTACAGGTAATAAATGTTACTAAATATTATGGAAATTGTTTAGCAAATAATCAGGTAAATTTGACGATTCATCCGGGTGAAATTCATGCTTTGTTGGGAGAAAACGGAGCGGGTAAAAGTACTTTGATGAAGATTATTTACGGGTTGGTACGTCCGGATGCTGGAGAAATTTTTTGGGAGGGGGAAAAAGTTAGTTTTAAGAGTCCAGGACAGGCAAGAATGCTTGGTGTAGGTATGGTATTTCAACACTTTTCTTTATTTGAAACTTTAACTGTTACGGAAAATATTGCTTTGGCACTTCCGAAGACGGAAAAGTGGGATTTATCACGAGTTGATAGAATAATTCGCATTTTATCTAATGAATATGGTTTAAGTGTTAATCCAGACCGTCCGATTCATACTTTGGCTGTGGGTGAAAGGCAAAGAGTAGAAATTATCCGTTGTCTTTTTCAAAGTACGAAGTTGTTGATTTTGGATGAACCTACGGCGGTTCTTACTCCCCAAGAAATAGAAAAGCTGTTTGCAATTTTACGCAAAATTGCTGCTAATGGTTGCTCTATTTTATTCAGCAGTCACAAGTTAAAAGAGGTGCAATCTCTGTGCAATCATGCTACTGTGCTGCGAAATGGTGCGGTTGTGCAAGAATGCAATCCTCAAGAGGAAACACCTGCAAGTTTGGCACGAATGATGATTGGTTCTGATGTGCGAACAAGCTTACAACGTCAATATCAACCACCAGGTCCGATGTGTTTGCATGTTCAAGATTTGTGTCTAAAACCGAAAAATCCTTTTGGTACGGCATTGCAACATATCAATTTGCAACTTAACGTCGGCGAAATCGTGGGGATTGCGGGTGTTGCTGGCAACGGACAATCAGAATTTCTATCAGCTTTGAGTGGTGAAGTCATCTGTCCTAAGGCAGAGATGGTTCTGTTGGGTGAATTGGCAATTGGTAATTATGATGTTTCTCAACGTCGCCGTTTGGGATTAGCATACGCCCCAGAAGACCGTTTGTCTAAGGGTGTAGTGCCAAACTTGAGTTTACAGGAAAATGCTTTGCTGACGGCTTACGGACAAGGGCTGGTGCGTCGGGGAATGATTCGCTTTGGGAAGTTGAAAAATTGGACTGTGAGAATTTGTGCTGCTTTTAATGTCAAACAAGCGGGGGTAAATTCGACTGCCGGGAGTTTATCGGGTGGTAATTTACAAAAGTTTATCATGGGGCGAGAAATTAACCAAAATCCAGCGGTGTTGATTGCAGCGCATCCGAGTTGGGGTGTGGATATCAACGCAACTGCAAGTATTCATGAAGCGTTGATTGAGATGCGGGATAATGGTGCTGCGGTGTTGGTGATTTCGGAAGATTTGGATGAGTTATTTGGTTTATGCGATCGCCTGGGTGTAATGTACAAAGGACAGCTTTCTCCTCTCAAGTCAATACAAGATACTAACCGAGATGAAATCGGGCGATTAATGGGGGGAATTGGCTTTGATACCTTGAGAAATAAATTCCCATAA